Proteins found in one Clostridia bacterium genomic segment:
- the tgt gene encoding tRNA guanosine(34) transglycosylase Tgt: protein MSIEFRIVARSSTTRARAGRLLLPHGEVSTPVFMPVGTQGTVKAMTPEELKAIGAKMILSNTYHLFLRPGPKVIGGAGGLHTFMHWDYPILTDSGGFQVMSLGGLREISDEGVLFRSHIDGSSHFFTPEKAIEVQEILGSDIAMAFDQCPPYPCDWAQVEKAVVRTSLWAERCQLAHHRSDQSLFGIVQGGTYLDLRARSAEAIVSIGFSGYAIGGLSVGEPKELMYEVLDFTVPLLPDDRPRYLMGVGSPDALIEGVKLGIDMFDCVLPTRIARNGTVFTTFGKLVIRNARYAEDFRPLDPECECYTCRHFSRAYIRHLIKANEILGMRLTTLHNLFFILRLMERLRQAIVEDNLEPFADQFLKRYMTTERD from the coding sequence TTGAGTATTGAATTTCGTATTGTAGCTCGTTCCTCTACTACCAGAGCCCGGGCAGGTCGCTTGCTACTTCCTCACGGAGAAGTATCTACTCCTGTTTTCATGCCGGTGGGTACCCAGGGTACTGTAAAAGCGATGACCCCGGAAGAACTCAAAGCCATCGGGGCTAAAATGATACTCAGTAATACTTATCATCTTTTTCTTAGGCCTGGACCCAAAGTTATAGGAGGGGCTGGCGGTCTACATACGTTTATGCATTGGGACTACCCAATACTTACCGACAGTGGTGGCTTCCAGGTGATGAGTTTAGGAGGACTGAGAGAAATCTCCGATGAAGGAGTGCTCTTCCGGTCCCATATAGATGGCTCCTCTCACTTTTTTACCCCCGAAAAAGCTATAGAAGTTCAGGAAATTCTCGGATCGGACATCGCTATGGCCTTTGACCAATGTCCGCCCTACCCGTGTGACTGGGCACAAGTTGAAAAGGCGGTAGTACGGACTTCCTTATGGGCCGAGCGTTGTCAGTTGGCGCACCACCGTAGTGACCAGAGCCTGTTTGGCATTGTGCAAGGTGGGACTTACCTTGATCTGCGGGCGCGGAGCGCAGAAGCCATTGTTAGCATAGGTTTTTCCGGGTATGCTATTGGCGGACTCAGTGTTGGGGAACCGAAAGAATTAATGTATGAGGTCCTTGATTTTACGGTGCCGCTATTGCCAGATGACCGGCCTCGTTACCTTATGGGGGTGGGATCGCCTGATGCGTTAATCGAAGGGGTCAAGCTAGGAATTGATATGTTTGATTGCGTATTGCCTACTAGAATTGCTCGCAATGGCACTGTATTTACTACGTTTGGAAAACTGGTTATTCGCAATGCCCGCTATGCAGAGGACTTCAGGCCACTAGATCCCGAGTGCGAGTGCTATACGTGCCGACATTTCTCCCGGGCTTATATCCGCCACCTGATTAAAGCCAATGAGATATTGGGCATGCGGCTTACGACGCTGCACAATTTGTTTTTTATACTGCGCCTAATGGAGAGACTGCGGCAAGCTATTGTTGAGGATAACCTGGAGCCCTTTGCTGACCAATTCTTGAAAAGGTA